One segment of Streptomyces sp. NBC_01463 DNA contains the following:
- a CDS encoding FadR family transcriptional regulator codes for MALTSPRRSALADQVIAQLRNQITSGEWPVGSRIPTEPELVEQLGVARNTVREAVRALAHNGLLDIRQGSGTYVVATSELAGVMHRRFASADPRHIAELRSTLESSAARLAAARRTDRDLKQLDALMRRREETWAAGDAEAFVAADATLHLAVVAASHNDVLTGLYADLGDLLRDYLRDDVGHELRPENHMDHSRLVEAIRAGDAETAAAEAASHALSCLVDRV; via the coding sequence ATGGCGCTGACGTCCCCGCGGCGTTCGGCACTCGCCGACCAGGTGATTGCCCAGCTGAGGAACCAGATCACGTCGGGCGAGTGGCCCGTGGGCTCGCGCATCCCCACCGAGCCCGAGCTGGTCGAGCAGCTGGGGGTGGCCCGCAACACCGTCCGCGAGGCGGTGCGCGCCCTCGCGCACAACGGGCTGCTCGACATCCGGCAGGGCTCGGGCACCTATGTGGTGGCCACCAGTGAGCTGGCCGGGGTGATGCACCGCCGGTTCGCGTCCGCCGATCCGCGCCACATCGCCGAGCTGCGGTCGACCCTGGAGTCGTCGGCGGCCCGTCTGGCCGCCGCGCGGCGCACCGACCGCGACCTGAAGCAGCTGGACGCGCTCATGCGGCGCCGGGAGGAGACCTGGGCGGCCGGCGACGCCGAGGCTTTCGTCGCGGCGGACGCGACCCTGCATCTGGCCGTGGTCGCCGCCTCGCACAACGACGTGCTGACCGGCCTCTACGCCGACCTGGGTGATCTGCTGCGCGACTATCTGCGTGACGACGTCGGCCATGAGCTGCGGCCGGAGAACCACATGGACCACAGCCGGCTCGTCGAGGCGATCCGTGCCGGTGACGCGGAGACGGCGGCGGCCGAGGCGGCGAGCCACGCGCTGAGCTGCCTGGTGGACCGGGTCTAG
- the fabI gene encoding enoyl-ACP reductase FabI: MSGILDGKRILITGVLMESSIAFHAAKVAQEQGAEIILTAFPRPTLTERIARKLPKPAKVIELDVTNAEHLDRLAGLVKEELGSLDGVVHSIGFAPQDALGGNFLNTPFESVATAMHVSAFSLKSLAMACKPLMSEGGSIVGLTFDAQFAWPQYDWMGPTKAALEATSRYLARDLGKDGLRCNLVSAGPLGSMAAKSIPGFGELASVWDTRSPLAWDMADPEPAGRAIVALLSDFFPKTTGEIIHVDGGVHMIGA, translated from the coding sequence ATGAGCGGAATTCTCGACGGCAAGCGCATCCTCATCACCGGGGTGCTGATGGAGTCGTCCATCGCGTTCCACGCCGCGAAGGTGGCCCAGGAGCAGGGCGCGGAGATCATTCTGACCGCCTTCCCGCGCCCCACGCTGACGGAGCGCATCGCCCGGAAGCTGCCCAAGCCGGCCAAGGTCATCGAGCTGGACGTGACCAACGCCGAGCACCTGGACCGGCTCGCCGGTCTGGTGAAGGAGGAGCTGGGTTCGCTCGACGGTGTCGTCCACTCCATCGGCTTCGCGCCGCAGGACGCGCTCGGCGGCAACTTCCTCAACACCCCCTTCGAGTCGGTCGCCACCGCGATGCACGTCTCGGCGTTCTCGCTGAAGTCGCTCGCCATGGCGTGCAAGCCGCTGATGAGCGAGGGCGGTTCGATCGTCGGACTCACCTTCGACGCGCAGTTCGCCTGGCCGCAGTACGACTGGATGGGCCCGACCAAGGCCGCCCTGGAGGCCACCTCCCGCTACCTCGCCCGCGACCTGGGCAAGGACGGGCTGCGCTGCAACCTGGTCTCCGCCGGGCCGCTCGGCTCGATGGCCGCCAAGTCCATCCCGGGCTTCGGTGAGCTCGCCAGCGTGTGGGACACCCGCTCCCCGCTGGCGTGGGACATGGCCGACCCGGAGCCGGCCGGCCGCGCGATCGTCGCGCTGCTCTCGGACTTCTTCCCGAAGACGACGGGCGAGATCATCCACGTCGACGGTGGCGTGCACATGATCGGGGCCTGA